In Xenorhabdus nematophila ATCC 19061, one DNA window encodes the following:
- a CDS encoding saccharopine dehydrogenase family protein: protein MKKLSVLLVGGYGVVGHQVALILNQYAPHLELIIAGRDINKAGELAKSLQNAQGIVFDIEKICLPDDLNVDIILSTVNDPQDNLFYFANKHGIAYVDIARWTERLQITLSKAVMMQNTSSMIFASSWMASVVSALANDMTKSFKNVTSIDISILAFSQDKAGPDSFDYLDRLAIPFIVKQSDRYQKVLPFSDERIVSFGDNGKYKVFRMDMPEQFTLPLMTNAKTVATRIGYNNHKANDILAFVIKSGIWKLISGDLFKKLRKKIFYHPGSGDQHQIRIDVHGVDENGHQRHHILHIKDPKGQSHLTATGAAALIMQLAEHIQDHQPNIFMVGEAFLSVQKLKDLLQSEGIPLDEENEILK from the coding sequence CATTGCCGGAAGAGATATTAATAAAGCCGGGGAGTTAGCCAAAAGTTTACAAAATGCGCAGGGTATTGTTTTTGATATTGAGAAGATTTGTCTGCCAGATGATTTGAATGTTGATATCATATTATCTACCGTTAATGATCCACAAGATAATTTATTTTATTTTGCAAATAAACACGGTATTGCTTATGTAGATATCGCTCGTTGGACGGAAAGGTTGCAGATTACACTGAGTAAGGCTGTAATGATGCAAAATACAAGTTCAATGATTTTTGCCTCTTCATGGATGGCAAGTGTTGTTTCAGCACTTGCCAATGATATGACTAAGTCATTTAAGAACGTGACGAGTATTGATATCAGTATATTGGCTTTTTCCCAGGATAAAGCCGGTCCGGATTCATTTGATTATTTGGATAGACTGGCGATTCCATTTATTGTAAAGCAAAGTGACAGATACCAGAAAGTGTTGCCTTTTTCTGATGAACGTATCGTTTCATTTGGTGATAATGGTAAATATAAAGTTTTTCGTATGGATATGCCTGAACAATTTACTTTGCCTTTAATGACAAATGCGAAAACTGTTGCAACCAGAATTGGTTATAATAATCATAAGGCGAATGATATTTTAGCTTTCGTTATAAAGAGTGGTATATGGAAACTGATATCTGGTGATCTTTTCAAAAAATTACGTAAGAAAATTTTTTATCATCCTGGCTCTGGCGACCAACATCAGATTCGTATTGATGTTCATGGAGTTGATGAAAATGGGCATCAAAGACACCACATTCTTCATATTAAAGATCCGAAAGGACAATCTCACTTAACAGCGACAGGCGCTGCGGCATTAATTATGCAGTTGGCTGAGCATATTCAAGATCATCAACCAAATATTTTTATGGTAGGAGAAGCGTTTTTAAGTGTTCAAAAACTTAAAGATCTATTACAGTCGGAAGGAATTCCTCTTGATGAAGAAAATGAAATCTTAAAGTAG